A single window of Grus americana isolate bGruAme1 chromosome 10, bGruAme1.mat, whole genome shotgun sequence DNA harbors:
- the CELF6 gene encoding CUGBP Elav-like family member 6 isoform X6, whose product MQLPQVPAPGPRPPVLWVPAGSKILCIEMNRPIQVKPADSEGRGEDRKLFVGMLGKQQSEDDVRRLFEPFGQIEECTILRGPDGASKGCAFVKYGSHAEAQAAINSLHGSQTMPGASSSLVVKFADTDKERTLRRMHQMAGQLGIFNPMTIQFGAYGAYTQAIMQQQAALMAAAQGTCLNPMAAIAAAQMQQMAAFNVSGLVAAPLTPSSGTSTPPGISTAPVPSIATPIGVNGFSPLPPQTNGQPASETIYTNGIHPYPAQSPTVADPLQQAYAGMQHYAAAYPTAYAPISQAFPQQAPIIPQQQREGPEGCNLFIYHLPQEFGDAELTQMFLPFGNVISAKVFVDRATNQSKCFGFVSFDNPTSAQAAIQAMNGFQIGMKRLKVQLKRPKDANRPY is encoded by the exons atGCAGCTGCCGCAGGTGCCGGCGCCCGGGCCGCGGCCGCCCGTGCTGTGGGTGCCCGCCGGGTCCAAGATCCTCTGCATCGAG ATGAACCGCCCCATCCAGGTGAAGCCGGCCGACAGCGAGGGCCGAGGAG aagacaGGAAGCTCTTCGTGGGCatgctggggaagcagcagagcgAGGACGACGTCCGGCGCCTCTTTGAGCCCTTCGGTCAGATCGAGGAGTGCACCATCCTCCGAGGGCCCGACGGAGCCAGCAAAG GTTGTGCCTTTGTGAAATACGGCAGCCACGCCGAGGCGCAGGCTGCCATCAACAGCCTGCACGGCAGCCAAACCATGCCG GGCGCCTCGTCCAGCCTGGTGGTGAAGTTTGCGGACACGGATAAGGAGAGGACCCTGCGGCGGATGCATCAGATGGCGGGGCAGCTGGGCATCTTCAACCCCATGACCATCCAGTTCGGCGCCTACGGGGCCTATACGCAAGCG ATCATGCAGCAGCAGGCGGCCCTGATGGCGGCCGCGCAGGGGACCTGCCTGAACCCCATGGCCGCCATCGCCGCCGCCCAGATGCAGCAAATGGCCGCCTTCAACGTCAGCGGGCTGGTGGCCGCCCCCCTAACCCCCTCTTCAG GTACGAGCACCCCTCCCGGCATCAGCACGGCGCCCGTGCCCAGCATCGCCACGCCGATCGGGGTGAACGGCTTCAGCCCGCTGCCGCCGCAGACCAACGGACAACCTGCCTCGGAGACCATCTACACCAACGGCATCCACCCCTACCCAG ctcAAAGCCCCACGGTGGCAGATCCCCTCCAGCAAGCCTACGCAGGCATGCAGCACTATGCAG CAGCATATCCCACCGCCTACGCGCCCATCAGCCAAGCCTTTCCCCAGCAAGCGCCCAtcatcccgcagcagcagcgagAAG GTCCCGAAGGCTGTAACCTGTTTATTTATCACCTGCCCCAGGAGTTCGGGGACGCGGAGCTCACGCAGATGTTCTTGCCTTTCGGCAATGTCATCTCTGCCAAAGTCTTTGTGGACCGTGCCACCAACCAGAGTAAATGCTTTG GTTTCGTCAGTTTTGACAATCCGACGAGCGCTCAGGCAGCCATTCAGGCCATGAACGGCTTCCAGATCGGCATGAAGAGGCTAAAAGTCCAGCTAAAGCGGCCGAAAGATGCCAACAGACCCTACTGA
- the CELF6 gene encoding CUGBP Elav-like family member 6 isoform X7 yields MQLPQVPAPGPRPPVLWVPAGSKILCIEMNRPIQVKPADSEGRGDRKLFVGMLGKQQSEDDVRRLFEPFGQIEECTILRGPDGASKGCAFVKYGSHAEAQAAINSLHGSQTMPGASSSLVVKFADTDKERTLRRMHQMAGQLGIFNPMTIQFGAYGAYTQAIMQQQAALMAAAQGTCLNPMAAIAAAQMQQMAAFNVSGLVAAPLTPSSGTSTPPGISTAPVPSIATPIGVNGFSPLPPQTNGQPASETIYTNGIHPYPAQSPTVADPLQQAYAGMQHYAAAYPTAYAPISQAFPQQAPIIPQQQREGPEGCNLFIYHLPQEFGDAELTQMFLPFGNVISAKVFVDRATNQSKCFGFVSFDNPTSAQAAIQAMNGFQIGMKRLKVQLKRPKDANRPY; encoded by the exons atGCAGCTGCCGCAGGTGCCGGCGCCCGGGCCGCGGCCGCCCGTGCTGTGGGTGCCCGCCGGGTCCAAGATCCTCTGCATCGAG ATGAACCGCCCCATCCAGGTGAAGCCGGCCGACAGCGAGGGCCGAGGAG acaGGAAGCTCTTCGTGGGCatgctggggaagcagcagagcgAGGACGACGTCCGGCGCCTCTTTGAGCCCTTCGGTCAGATCGAGGAGTGCACCATCCTCCGAGGGCCCGACGGAGCCAGCAAAG GTTGTGCCTTTGTGAAATACGGCAGCCACGCCGAGGCGCAGGCTGCCATCAACAGCCTGCACGGCAGCCAAACCATGCCG GGCGCCTCGTCCAGCCTGGTGGTGAAGTTTGCGGACACGGATAAGGAGAGGACCCTGCGGCGGATGCATCAGATGGCGGGGCAGCTGGGCATCTTCAACCCCATGACCATCCAGTTCGGCGCCTACGGGGCCTATACGCAAGCG ATCATGCAGCAGCAGGCGGCCCTGATGGCGGCCGCGCAGGGGACCTGCCTGAACCCCATGGCCGCCATCGCCGCCGCCCAGATGCAGCAAATGGCCGCCTTCAACGTCAGCGGGCTGGTGGCCGCCCCCCTAACCCCCTCTTCAG GTACGAGCACCCCTCCCGGCATCAGCACGGCGCCCGTGCCCAGCATCGCCACGCCGATCGGGGTGAACGGCTTCAGCCCGCTGCCGCCGCAGACCAACGGACAACCTGCCTCGGAGACCATCTACACCAACGGCATCCACCCCTACCCAG ctcAAAGCCCCACGGTGGCAGATCCCCTCCAGCAAGCCTACGCAGGCATGCAGCACTATGCAG CAGCATATCCCACCGCCTACGCGCCCATCAGCCAAGCCTTTCCCCAGCAAGCGCCCAtcatcccgcagcagcagcgagAAG GTCCCGAAGGCTGTAACCTGTTTATTTATCACCTGCCCCAGGAGTTCGGGGACGCGGAGCTCACGCAGATGTTCTTGCCTTTCGGCAATGTCATCTCTGCCAAAGTCTTTGTGGACCGTGCCACCAACCAGAGTAAATGCTTTG GTTTCGTCAGTTTTGACAATCCGACGAGCGCTCAGGCAGCCATTCAGGCCATGAACGGCTTCCAGATCGGCATGAAGAGGCTAAAAGTCCAGCTAAAGCGGCCGAAAGATGCCAACAGACCCTACTGA
- the CELF6 gene encoding CUGBP Elav-like family member 6 isoform X4 — MAAAGSGVAAAAAAEAGAAFSTANSGRVNGLSRPPGAIAMKDHDAIKLFVGQIPRNLEESDLKPLFEEFGRIYELTVLKDRFTGMHKGCAFLTYCARDSALKAQSALHEQKTLPGMNRPIQVKPADSEGRGEDRKLFVGMLGKQQSEDDVRRLFEPFGQIEECTILRGPDGASKGCAFVKYGSHAEAQAAINSLHGSQTMPGASSSLVVKFADTDKERTLRRMHQMAGQLGIFNPMTIQFGAYGAYTQAQQAALMAAAQGTCLNPMAAIAAAQMQQMAAFNVSGLVAAPLTPSSGTSTPPGISTAPVPSIATPIGVNGFSPLPPQTNGQPASETIYTNGIHPYPAQSPTVADPLQQAYAGMQHYAAAYPTAYAPISQAFPQQAPIIPQQQREGPEGCNLFIYHLPQEFGDAELTQMFLPFGNVISAKVFVDRATNQSKCFGFVSFDNPTSAQAAIQAMNGFQIGMKRLKVQLKRPKDANRPY; from the exons atggccgcggcgggcagcggcgtggcggcagcggcggcggcggaggcgggGGCGGCGTTCAGCACCGCGAACAGCGGCCGGGTGAACGGGCTGAGCCGCCCGCCCGGCGCCATCGCCATGAAGGATCACGACGCCATCAAGCTCTTCGTGGGGCAGATCCCGCGTAACCTGGAGGAGAGCGACCTCAAGCCGCTCTTCGAGGAGTTCGGCCGCATCTACGAGCTCACCGTCCTCAAGGATCGCTTCACCGGCATGCACAAAG GCTGTGCCTTCCTCACCTACTGCGCCCGCGACTCGGCCCTGAAGGCGCAGAGCGCCCTGCACGAGCAGAAGACGCTGCCGGGG ATGAACCGCCCCATCCAGGTGAAGCCGGCCGACAGCGAGGGCCGAGGAG aagacaGGAAGCTCTTCGTGGGCatgctggggaagcagcagagcgAGGACGACGTCCGGCGCCTCTTTGAGCCCTTCGGTCAGATCGAGGAGTGCACCATCCTCCGAGGGCCCGACGGAGCCAGCAAAG GTTGTGCCTTTGTGAAATACGGCAGCCACGCCGAGGCGCAGGCTGCCATCAACAGCCTGCACGGCAGCCAAACCATGCCG GGCGCCTCGTCCAGCCTGGTGGTGAAGTTTGCGGACACGGATAAGGAGAGGACCCTGCGGCGGATGCATCAGATGGCGGGGCAGCTGGGCATCTTCAACCCCATGACCATCCAGTTCGGCGCCTACGGGGCCTATACGCAAGCG CAGCAGGCGGCCCTGATGGCGGCCGCGCAGGGGACCTGCCTGAACCCCATGGCCGCCATCGCCGCCGCCCAGATGCAGCAAATGGCCGCCTTCAACGTCAGCGGGCTGGTGGCCGCCCCCCTAACCCCCTCTTCAG GTACGAGCACCCCTCCCGGCATCAGCACGGCGCCCGTGCCCAGCATCGCCACGCCGATCGGGGTGAACGGCTTCAGCCCGCTGCCGCCGCAGACCAACGGACAACCTGCCTCGGAGACCATCTACACCAACGGCATCCACCCCTACCCAG ctcAAAGCCCCACGGTGGCAGATCCCCTCCAGCAAGCCTACGCAGGCATGCAGCACTATGCAG CAGCATATCCCACCGCCTACGCGCCCATCAGCCAAGCCTTTCCCCAGCAAGCGCCCAtcatcccgcagcagcagcgagAAG GTCCCGAAGGCTGTAACCTGTTTATTTATCACCTGCCCCAGGAGTTCGGGGACGCGGAGCTCACGCAGATGTTCTTGCCTTTCGGCAATGTCATCTCTGCCAAAGTCTTTGTGGACCGTGCCACCAACCAGAGTAAATGCTTTG GTTTCGTCAGTTTTGACAATCCGACGAGCGCTCAGGCAGCCATTCAGGCCATGAACGGCTTCCAGATCGGCATGAAGAGGCTAAAAGTCCAGCTAAAGCGGCCGAAAGATGCCAACAGACCCTACTGA
- the CELF6 gene encoding CUGBP Elav-like family member 6 isoform X5, giving the protein MAAAGSGVAAAAAAEAGAAFSTANSGRVNGLSRPPGAIAMKDHDAIKLFVGQIPRNLEESDLKPLFEEFGRIYELTVLKDRFTGMHKGCAFLTYCARDSALKAQSALHEQKTLPGMNRPIQVKPADSEGRGEDRKLFVGMLGKQQSEDDVRRLFEPFGQIEECTILRGPDGASKGCAFVKYGSHAEAQAAINSLHGSQTMPGASSSLVVKFADTDKERTLRRMHQMAGQLGIFNPMTIQFGAYGAYTQAIMQQQAALMAAAQGTCLNPMAAIAAAQMQQMAAFNVSGLVAAPLTPSSGTSTPPGISTAPVPSIATPIGVNGFSPLPPQTNGQPASETIYTNGIHPYPAAYPTAYAPISQAFPQQAPIIPQQQREGPEGCNLFIYHLPQEFGDAELTQMFLPFGNVISAKVFVDRATNQSKCFGFVSFDNPTSAQAAIQAMNGFQIGMKRLKVQLKRPKDANRPY; this is encoded by the exons atggccgcggcgggcagcggcgtggcggcagcggcggcggcggaggcgggGGCGGCGTTCAGCACCGCGAACAGCGGCCGGGTGAACGGGCTGAGCCGCCCGCCCGGCGCCATCGCCATGAAGGATCACGACGCCATCAAGCTCTTCGTGGGGCAGATCCCGCGTAACCTGGAGGAGAGCGACCTCAAGCCGCTCTTCGAGGAGTTCGGCCGCATCTACGAGCTCACCGTCCTCAAGGATCGCTTCACCGGCATGCACAAAG GCTGTGCCTTCCTCACCTACTGCGCCCGCGACTCGGCCCTGAAGGCGCAGAGCGCCCTGCACGAGCAGAAGACGCTGCCGGGG ATGAACCGCCCCATCCAGGTGAAGCCGGCCGACAGCGAGGGCCGAGGAG aagacaGGAAGCTCTTCGTGGGCatgctggggaagcagcagagcgAGGACGACGTCCGGCGCCTCTTTGAGCCCTTCGGTCAGATCGAGGAGTGCACCATCCTCCGAGGGCCCGACGGAGCCAGCAAAG GTTGTGCCTTTGTGAAATACGGCAGCCACGCCGAGGCGCAGGCTGCCATCAACAGCCTGCACGGCAGCCAAACCATGCCG GGCGCCTCGTCCAGCCTGGTGGTGAAGTTTGCGGACACGGATAAGGAGAGGACCCTGCGGCGGATGCATCAGATGGCGGGGCAGCTGGGCATCTTCAACCCCATGACCATCCAGTTCGGCGCCTACGGGGCCTATACGCAAGCG ATCATGCAGCAGCAGGCGGCCCTGATGGCGGCCGCGCAGGGGACCTGCCTGAACCCCATGGCCGCCATCGCCGCCGCCCAGATGCAGCAAATGGCCGCCTTCAACGTCAGCGGGCTGGTGGCCGCCCCCCTAACCCCCTCTTCAG GTACGAGCACCCCTCCCGGCATCAGCACGGCGCCCGTGCCCAGCATCGCCACGCCGATCGGGGTGAACGGCTTCAGCCCGCTGCCGCCGCAGACCAACGGACAACCTGCCTCGGAGACCATCTACACCAACGGCATCCACCCCTACCCAG CAGCATATCCCACCGCCTACGCGCCCATCAGCCAAGCCTTTCCCCAGCAAGCGCCCAtcatcccgcagcagcagcgagAAG GTCCCGAAGGCTGTAACCTGTTTATTTATCACCTGCCCCAGGAGTTCGGGGACGCGGAGCTCACGCAGATGTTCTTGCCTTTCGGCAATGTCATCTCTGCCAAAGTCTTTGTGGACCGTGCCACCAACCAGAGTAAATGCTTTG GTTTCGTCAGTTTTGACAATCCGACGAGCGCTCAGGCAGCCATTCAGGCCATGAACGGCTTCCAGATCGGCATGAAGAGGCTAAAAGTCCAGCTAAAGCGGCCGAAAGATGCCAACAGACCCTACTGA
- the CELF6 gene encoding CUGBP Elav-like family member 6 isoform X2 has product MAAAGSGVAAAAAAEAGAAFSTANSGRVNGLSRPPGAIAMKDHDAIKLFVGQIPRNLEESDLKPLFEEFGRIYELTVLKDRFTGMHKGCAFLTYCARDSALKAQSALHEQKTLPGMNRPIQVKPADSEGRGDRKLFVGMLGKQQSEDDVRRLFEPFGQIEECTILRGPDGASKGCAFVKYGSHAEAQAAINSLHGSQTMPGASSSLVVKFADTDKERTLRRMHQMAGQLGIFNPMTIQFGAYGAYTQAIMQQQAALMAAAQGTCLNPMAAIAAAQMQQMAAFNVSGLVAAPLTPSSGTSTPPGISTAPVPSIATPIGVNGFSPLPPQTNGQPASETIYTNGIHPYPAQSPTVADPLQQAYAGMQHYAAAYPTAYAPISQAFPQQAPIIPQQQREGPEGCNLFIYHLPQEFGDAELTQMFLPFGNVISAKVFVDRATNQSKCFGFVSFDNPTSAQAAIQAMNGFQIGMKRLKVQLKRPKDANRPY; this is encoded by the exons atggccgcggcgggcagcggcgtggcggcagcggcggcggcggaggcgggGGCGGCGTTCAGCACCGCGAACAGCGGCCGGGTGAACGGGCTGAGCCGCCCGCCCGGCGCCATCGCCATGAAGGATCACGACGCCATCAAGCTCTTCGTGGGGCAGATCCCGCGTAACCTGGAGGAGAGCGACCTCAAGCCGCTCTTCGAGGAGTTCGGCCGCATCTACGAGCTCACCGTCCTCAAGGATCGCTTCACCGGCATGCACAAAG GCTGTGCCTTCCTCACCTACTGCGCCCGCGACTCGGCCCTGAAGGCGCAGAGCGCCCTGCACGAGCAGAAGACGCTGCCGGGG ATGAACCGCCCCATCCAGGTGAAGCCGGCCGACAGCGAGGGCCGAGGAG acaGGAAGCTCTTCGTGGGCatgctggggaagcagcagagcgAGGACGACGTCCGGCGCCTCTTTGAGCCCTTCGGTCAGATCGAGGAGTGCACCATCCTCCGAGGGCCCGACGGAGCCAGCAAAG GTTGTGCCTTTGTGAAATACGGCAGCCACGCCGAGGCGCAGGCTGCCATCAACAGCCTGCACGGCAGCCAAACCATGCCG GGCGCCTCGTCCAGCCTGGTGGTGAAGTTTGCGGACACGGATAAGGAGAGGACCCTGCGGCGGATGCATCAGATGGCGGGGCAGCTGGGCATCTTCAACCCCATGACCATCCAGTTCGGCGCCTACGGGGCCTATACGCAAGCG ATCATGCAGCAGCAGGCGGCCCTGATGGCGGCCGCGCAGGGGACCTGCCTGAACCCCATGGCCGCCATCGCCGCCGCCCAGATGCAGCAAATGGCCGCCTTCAACGTCAGCGGGCTGGTGGCCGCCCCCCTAACCCCCTCTTCAG GTACGAGCACCCCTCCCGGCATCAGCACGGCGCCCGTGCCCAGCATCGCCACGCCGATCGGGGTGAACGGCTTCAGCCCGCTGCCGCCGCAGACCAACGGACAACCTGCCTCGGAGACCATCTACACCAACGGCATCCACCCCTACCCAG ctcAAAGCCCCACGGTGGCAGATCCCCTCCAGCAAGCCTACGCAGGCATGCAGCACTATGCAG CAGCATATCCCACCGCCTACGCGCCCATCAGCCAAGCCTTTCCCCAGCAAGCGCCCAtcatcccgcagcagcagcgagAAG GTCCCGAAGGCTGTAACCTGTTTATTTATCACCTGCCCCAGGAGTTCGGGGACGCGGAGCTCACGCAGATGTTCTTGCCTTTCGGCAATGTCATCTCTGCCAAAGTCTTTGTGGACCGTGCCACCAACCAGAGTAAATGCTTTG GTTTCGTCAGTTTTGACAATCCGACGAGCGCTCAGGCAGCCATTCAGGCCATGAACGGCTTCCAGATCGGCATGAAGAGGCTAAAAGTCCAGCTAAAGCGGCCGAAAGATGCCAACAGACCCTACTGA
- the CELF6 gene encoding CUGBP Elav-like family member 6 isoform X3, protein MAAAGSGVAAAAAAEAGAAFSTANSGRVNGLSRPPGAIAMKDHDAIKLFVGQIPRNLEESDLKPLFEEFGRIYELTVLKDRFTGMHKGCAFLTYCARDSALKAQSALHEQKTLPGMNRPIQVKPADSEGRGEDRKLFVGMLGKQQSEDDVRRLFEPFGQIEECTILRGPDGASKGCAFVKYGSHAEAQAAINSLHGSQTMPGASSSLVVKFADTDKERTLRRMHQMAGQLGIFNPMTIQFGAYGAYTQAIMQQQAALMAAAQGTCLNPMAAIAAAQMQQMAAFNVSGLVAAPLTPSSGTSTPPGISTAPVPSIATPIGVNGFSPLPPQTNGQPASETIYTNGIHPYPAQSPTVADPLQQAYAGMQHYAAYPTAYAPISQAFPQQAPIIPQQQREGPEGCNLFIYHLPQEFGDAELTQMFLPFGNVISAKVFVDRATNQSKCFGFVSFDNPTSAQAAIQAMNGFQIGMKRLKVQLKRPKDANRPY, encoded by the exons atggccgcggcgggcagcggcgtggcggcagcggcggcggcggaggcgggGGCGGCGTTCAGCACCGCGAACAGCGGCCGGGTGAACGGGCTGAGCCGCCCGCCCGGCGCCATCGCCATGAAGGATCACGACGCCATCAAGCTCTTCGTGGGGCAGATCCCGCGTAACCTGGAGGAGAGCGACCTCAAGCCGCTCTTCGAGGAGTTCGGCCGCATCTACGAGCTCACCGTCCTCAAGGATCGCTTCACCGGCATGCACAAAG GCTGTGCCTTCCTCACCTACTGCGCCCGCGACTCGGCCCTGAAGGCGCAGAGCGCCCTGCACGAGCAGAAGACGCTGCCGGGG ATGAACCGCCCCATCCAGGTGAAGCCGGCCGACAGCGAGGGCCGAGGAG aagacaGGAAGCTCTTCGTGGGCatgctggggaagcagcagagcgAGGACGACGTCCGGCGCCTCTTTGAGCCCTTCGGTCAGATCGAGGAGTGCACCATCCTCCGAGGGCCCGACGGAGCCAGCAAAG GTTGTGCCTTTGTGAAATACGGCAGCCACGCCGAGGCGCAGGCTGCCATCAACAGCCTGCACGGCAGCCAAACCATGCCG GGCGCCTCGTCCAGCCTGGTGGTGAAGTTTGCGGACACGGATAAGGAGAGGACCCTGCGGCGGATGCATCAGATGGCGGGGCAGCTGGGCATCTTCAACCCCATGACCATCCAGTTCGGCGCCTACGGGGCCTATACGCAAGCG ATCATGCAGCAGCAGGCGGCCCTGATGGCGGCCGCGCAGGGGACCTGCCTGAACCCCATGGCCGCCATCGCCGCCGCCCAGATGCAGCAAATGGCCGCCTTCAACGTCAGCGGGCTGGTGGCCGCCCCCCTAACCCCCTCTTCAG GTACGAGCACCCCTCCCGGCATCAGCACGGCGCCCGTGCCCAGCATCGCCACGCCGATCGGGGTGAACGGCTTCAGCCCGCTGCCGCCGCAGACCAACGGACAACCTGCCTCGGAGACCATCTACACCAACGGCATCCACCCCTACCCAG ctcAAAGCCCCACGGTGGCAGATCCCCTCCAGCAAGCCTACGCAGGCATGCAGCACTATGCAG CATATCCCACCGCCTACGCGCCCATCAGCCAAGCCTTTCCCCAGCAAGCGCCCAtcatcccgcagcagcagcgagAAG GTCCCGAAGGCTGTAACCTGTTTATTTATCACCTGCCCCAGGAGTTCGGGGACGCGGAGCTCACGCAGATGTTCTTGCCTTTCGGCAATGTCATCTCTGCCAAAGTCTTTGTGGACCGTGCCACCAACCAGAGTAAATGCTTTG GTTTCGTCAGTTTTGACAATCCGACGAGCGCTCAGGCAGCCATTCAGGCCATGAACGGCTTCCAGATCGGCATGAAGAGGCTAAAAGTCCAGCTAAAGCGGCCGAAAGATGCCAACAGACCCTACTGA
- the CELF6 gene encoding CUGBP Elav-like family member 6 isoform X1, producing MAAAGSGVAAAAAAEAGAAFSTANSGRVNGLSRPPGAIAMKDHDAIKLFVGQIPRNLEESDLKPLFEEFGRIYELTVLKDRFTGMHKGCAFLTYCARDSALKAQSALHEQKTLPGMNRPIQVKPADSEGRGEDRKLFVGMLGKQQSEDDVRRLFEPFGQIEECTILRGPDGASKGCAFVKYGSHAEAQAAINSLHGSQTMPGASSSLVVKFADTDKERTLRRMHQMAGQLGIFNPMTIQFGAYGAYTQAIMQQQAALMAAAQGTCLNPMAAIAAAQMQQMAAFNVSGLVAAPLTPSSGTSTPPGISTAPVPSIATPIGVNGFSPLPPQTNGQPASETIYTNGIHPYPAQSPTVADPLQQAYAGMQHYAAAYPTAYAPISQAFPQQAPIIPQQQREGPEGCNLFIYHLPQEFGDAELTQMFLPFGNVISAKVFVDRATNQSKCFGFVSFDNPTSAQAAIQAMNGFQIGMKRLKVQLKRPKDANRPY from the exons atggccgcggcgggcagcggcgtggcggcagcggcggcggcggaggcgggGGCGGCGTTCAGCACCGCGAACAGCGGCCGGGTGAACGGGCTGAGCCGCCCGCCCGGCGCCATCGCCATGAAGGATCACGACGCCATCAAGCTCTTCGTGGGGCAGATCCCGCGTAACCTGGAGGAGAGCGACCTCAAGCCGCTCTTCGAGGAGTTCGGCCGCATCTACGAGCTCACCGTCCTCAAGGATCGCTTCACCGGCATGCACAAAG GCTGTGCCTTCCTCACCTACTGCGCCCGCGACTCGGCCCTGAAGGCGCAGAGCGCCCTGCACGAGCAGAAGACGCTGCCGGGG ATGAACCGCCCCATCCAGGTGAAGCCGGCCGACAGCGAGGGCCGAGGAG aagacaGGAAGCTCTTCGTGGGCatgctggggaagcagcagagcgAGGACGACGTCCGGCGCCTCTTTGAGCCCTTCGGTCAGATCGAGGAGTGCACCATCCTCCGAGGGCCCGACGGAGCCAGCAAAG GTTGTGCCTTTGTGAAATACGGCAGCCACGCCGAGGCGCAGGCTGCCATCAACAGCCTGCACGGCAGCCAAACCATGCCG GGCGCCTCGTCCAGCCTGGTGGTGAAGTTTGCGGACACGGATAAGGAGAGGACCCTGCGGCGGATGCATCAGATGGCGGGGCAGCTGGGCATCTTCAACCCCATGACCATCCAGTTCGGCGCCTACGGGGCCTATACGCAAGCG ATCATGCAGCAGCAGGCGGCCCTGATGGCGGCCGCGCAGGGGACCTGCCTGAACCCCATGGCCGCCATCGCCGCCGCCCAGATGCAGCAAATGGCCGCCTTCAACGTCAGCGGGCTGGTGGCCGCCCCCCTAACCCCCTCTTCAG GTACGAGCACCCCTCCCGGCATCAGCACGGCGCCCGTGCCCAGCATCGCCACGCCGATCGGGGTGAACGGCTTCAGCCCGCTGCCGCCGCAGACCAACGGACAACCTGCCTCGGAGACCATCTACACCAACGGCATCCACCCCTACCCAG ctcAAAGCCCCACGGTGGCAGATCCCCTCCAGCAAGCCTACGCAGGCATGCAGCACTATGCAG CAGCATATCCCACCGCCTACGCGCCCATCAGCCAAGCCTTTCCCCAGCAAGCGCCCAtcatcccgcagcagcagcgagAAG GTCCCGAAGGCTGTAACCTGTTTATTTATCACCTGCCCCAGGAGTTCGGGGACGCGGAGCTCACGCAGATGTTCTTGCCTTTCGGCAATGTCATCTCTGCCAAAGTCTTTGTGGACCGTGCCACCAACCAGAGTAAATGCTTTG GTTTCGTCAGTTTTGACAATCCGACGAGCGCTCAGGCAGCCATTCAGGCCATGAACGGCTTCCAGATCGGCATGAAGAGGCTAAAAGTCCAGCTAAAGCGGCCGAAAGATGCCAACAGACCCTACTGA